A window from Erythrobacter sp. YJ-T3-07 encodes these proteins:
- the ndhC gene encoding NADH-quinone oxidoreductase subunit A, translated as MIDLGQYLPILLFLGVALAISCVFVFLPMGVSRLTGTHNPTAEKLSEYECGFPAFEEPRSQFDVRFYLVAILFIIFDLEAAFLFPWAVSLDFTGWSGWTTMMIFIGELAIGLIYAWKVGALEWE; from the coding sequence GTGATCGATCTCGGACAATATCTGCCTATCCTCCTGTTTCTCGGGGTGGCCTTGGCCATTTCCTGCGTGTTCGTGTTCCTGCCGATGGGCGTGTCGCGCCTGACCGGCACGCACAACCCGACCGCCGAGAAGCTGAGCGAGTACGAATGCGGCTTCCCCGCCTTCGAGGAGCCGCGCAGCCAGTTCGACGTGCGCTTCTACCTCGTCGCGATTTTGTTCATCATTTTCGATCTCGAGGCCGCGTTTCTGTTCCCCTGGGCGGTCAGCCTCGACTTCACCGGCTGGTCGGGCTGGACCACGATGATGATCTTCATCGGCGAACTGGCCATCGGCCTGATCTATGCATGGAAAGTGGGCGCGCTGGAGTGGGAGTGA
- a CDS encoding NADH-quinone oxidoreductase subunit B family protein, which translates to MQPAAQPGEVRQPNSDYFNALQTEVNDKGFLVTSTEELFQWARTGSLWWMTFGLACCAVEMIHVNMPRYDMERFGVAPRASPRQSDVMIVAGTLCNKMAPALRKVYDQMSNPKYVISMGSCANGGGYYHYSYSVVRGCDRIVPVDIYVPGCPPTAEALLYGVMQLQRKIRRSGTVER; encoded by the coding sequence ATGCAGCCCGCGGCGCAGCCCGGCGAGGTGCGTCAGCCGAATTCGGACTATTTCAACGCGCTTCAGACCGAAGTGAACGACAAGGGCTTCCTCGTCACCTCGACCGAGGAACTGTTCCAGTGGGCGCGCACCGGTTCGCTGTGGTGGATGACCTTCGGCCTCGCGTGTTGCGCGGTCGAGATGATCCACGTGAACATGCCGCGCTACGACATGGAACGCTTCGGCGTCGCCCCGCGCGCTTCGCCCCGCCAGAGCGACGTGATGATTGTCGCGGGCACGCTGTGCAACAAGATGGCACCGGCGCTGCGCAAGGTTTACGACCAGATGTCGAACCCGAAATACGTCATCTCCATGGGCAGCTGTGCCAATGGCGGCGGCTACTATCACTATTCCTACAGCGTCGTGCGCGGCTGCGACCGGATCGTGCCCGTGGACATCTACGTGCCCGGGTGCCCGCCGACCGCCGAAGCGCTGCTCTATGGCGTGATGCAGCTGCAGCGTAAGATTCGCCGCAGCGGGACGGTGGAGCGCTAA
- a CDS encoding NADH-quinone oxidoreductase subunit C, whose amino-acid sequence MATVLHSAPRFTQIDGLNGTLSGALGDMLVEAKEEHGELLLSVQRDRLEDTLRLLRDDHDYQQLMEIAGVDYPGRPERFEVVYMLLSLTKNSRIMVKVTASETTPVPTATTLWPNAGWLEREVFDMYGVVFAGNMDLRRILTDYGFEGHPFRKDFPLTGYVELRYSEEEQRVVYEPVELAQDLRQFDFMSPWEGADYVLPGDEKAHTPPVDEAKTTDSPKDTGAGAKTDAKAEDKVSADAPAEEKTVEDRTPAPEPTEDRPGRAERKGDAKDTSAATEPKDKD is encoded by the coding sequence ATGGCGACGGTTCTGCATTCCGCACCCCGCTTCACCCAGATCGACGGGCTGAACGGCACGCTGTCCGGCGCGCTCGGCGATATGCTCGTCGAAGCGAAGGAAGAGCATGGCGAACTGCTGCTGAGCGTGCAGCGCGACCGGCTGGAAGACACGCTGCGCCTGCTGCGCGACGATCATGACTACCAGCAGCTCATGGAAATTGCCGGGGTCGACTATCCCGGCCGTCCAGAGCGGTTCGAAGTGGTCTACATGCTGCTCAGCCTCACCAAGAACAGCCGCATCATGGTCAAGGTGACCGCCAGCGAAACGACGCCGGTACCCACCGCGACGACGCTGTGGCCCAATGCCGGCTGGCTCGAACGAGAAGTGTTCGACATGTACGGTGTGGTGTTCGCGGGCAACATGGACCTGCGCCGCATCCTGACCGACTATGGTTTCGAAGGGCACCCTTTCCGCAAAGACTTCCCGCTGACCGGCTATGTCGAGCTGCGCTATTCCGAGGAAGAACAGCGCGTGGTCTACGAACCGGTCGAGCTGGCGCAGGACCTTCGCCAGTTCGACTTCATGAGCCCATGGGAAGGCGCGGATTACGTGCTTCCCGGCGACGAGAAGGCGCATACCCCGCCGGTCGACGAGGCCAAGACCACCGACAGCCCGAAAGACACCGGCGCTGGTGCGAAGACGGACGCGAAGGCCGAAGACAAGGTTAGCGCAGACGCTCCGGCGGAAGAGAAAACCGTCGAGGATCGCACGCCTGCGCCCGAACCGACCGAGGATCGACCGGGCCGGG